From Camelina sativa cultivar DH55 chromosome 7, Cs, whole genome shotgun sequence, one genomic window encodes:
- the LOC104703202 gene encoding N-acylphosphatidylethanolamine synthase isoform X2 gives MWGAFKGLLSLDPELARWVLAAEDICFRNPIFSYIFRSGKCIPITRGGGIYQEHMNESLQRLKDGSWLHTFPEGKVFQEDVPIRRLKWGTASLIARSPVTPIVLPIIHRGFEEMMPENYLNGRRPLVPLCNKELKVVVGKPIEFNVPMMVETAVLDSRHVTAPLQESKWPILTSAGQELDETAQRCLYVALSEKIQSSLETLRLLAKRL, from the exons ATGTGGGGTGCGTTCAAGGGTCTCCTTTCCCTTGATCCAGAATTGGCTCGATGGGTTCTTGCTGCAGAGGACATATGTTTCAGGAACCCTATCTTCTCCTACATTTTCCGCAGTG GAAAATGTATACCTATAACTAGAGGTGGTGGAATCTACCAAGAACACATGAATGAATCTCTCCAGCGATTAAAAGATGGATCTTGG CTGCATACCTTCCCAGAGGGAAAGGTGTTTCAAGAAGATGTTCCTATAAGACGACTAAAATGGGGAACTGCAAGCCTCATCGCCCGCTCTCCAGTTACCCCAATCGTCTTGCCAATAATTCACCGTGGTTTTGAGGAG ATGATGCCGGAAAACTACTTGAATGGTAGAAGACCGCTGGTACCGCTGTGCAACAAAGAACTTAAAGTTGTGGTTGGCAAACCAATTGAGTTTAATGTTCCCATGATGGTTGAGACTGCTGTCTTGGACTCCCGCCATGTAACTGCTCCTCTTCAAGAATCAAAATGGCCTATCCTCACTTCTGCTGGCCAGGAGCTAGACGAAACTGCTCAGAGATGCCTCTACGTAGCTCTTTCCGAGAAGATTCAATCCTCCTTGGAAACCTTGAGGCTCTTAGCTAAGCGGTTGTGA
- the LOC104703208 gene encoding F-box/FBD/LRR-repeat protein At1g78750-like isoform X2, whose translation MEDEDGGKRVRAKGYGEVDWISNLPDCLICEVLLCLPTKDVVKTSVLSSRWRNLWKYVPGLNFGYRDFQTRNAFPIDYSAFLSFVDRFLGFNSQSRLQSFRLECEFYGYDEPEPGDAFVRRWINSVVRRKVKYLYVSDDSCDVVMPPTIYTCESLVSLTLSGLTLPSPKFVSLPSLKVLSLGIMMFADDDDLALETLISRCRVLESLYVRPRNYLCDNIEVLRVCSQSLLSFTHVADGLEELVEDLLLVIVDAPRLKFLNLRDGRIENFILKNPSSLVKADIDTEFNLSCGKKFDPNDLQKRNMIRNFLVGISSIKNLIIASSTLEVIYDYSRCEPLPLFRNLSSLRVKFYGYTWEMLPIFLESCPNLQSLVMGSTNYQEKEGINILSEPRRVLSSSLKYVKIERPLKGEAMEMKLVSYILENSTALKKLTLCLDDSIKKEESVIFRELLTIPRLSTSCQVVVL comes from the exons ATGGAGGATGAAGACGGTGGGAAACGTGTTCGTGCCAAAGGCTACGGTGAAGTTGATTGGATAAGCAATTTGCCAGATTGTTTGATATGTGAGGTACTCTTGTGTCTCCCAACGAAAGATGTAGTTAAGACTAGTGTGTTATCCAGTAGATGGAGAAATCTCTGGAAGTATGTACCTGGATTGAACTTCGGTTATCGTGATTTCCAAACCCGCAACGCATTCCCGATTGACTACAGCGCATTCTTGAGTTTTGTCGACCGTTTTCTAGGTTTTAATAGTCAGTCGCGCTTACAAAGTTTTAGGTTAGAGTGCGAATTTTATGGTTATGATGAGCCAGAGCCTGGAGATGCTTTTGTTAGGCGGTGGATCAACAGTGTTGTTAGACGGAAAGTGAAATATCTCTATGTTTCGGACGATTCTTGTGATGTCGTGATGCCTCCAACCATTTACACTTGTGAGAGCTTAGTAAGCTTGACGCTCTCTGGACTAACCTTGCCTAGTCCcaagtttgtttctttacctTCTCTCAAAGTTCTCAGTCTAGGAATTATGATGTTCGCTGATGACGACGATTTGGCTTTAGAAACGCTCATCTCACGTTGCCGAGTTCTTGAAAGCTTATATGTGAGACCC aggaaTTATCTTTGTGATAATATTGAAGTTTTACGAGTGTGTTCACAATCCCTATTGAGCTTCACTCATGTTGCAGACGGTTTGGAGGAACTTGTTGAAGATTTATTATTAGTTATAGTTGATGCTCCTAGGCTTAAGTTTCTGAATCTCAGAGATGGTCGAAttgaaaatttcatattaaaaaatccGAGTTCCCTTGTAAAGGCCGATATCGATACTGAGTTTAACCTGTCTTGTGGAAAGAAGTTCGATCCAAATGATCtgcaaaaaagaaatatgattcGTAATTTTCTCGTCGGGATCTCTAGCATAAAAAATTTGATCATCGCTTCGTCTACTCTTGAG GTCATTTATGATTACTCAAGATGTGAACCACTACCCTTATTCCGTAACCTATCTTCCTTGCGTGTTAAGTTCTACGGCTACACGTGGGAAATGTTGCCAATCTTTCTTGAGAGCTGCCCAAATCTACAATCTCTTGTCATG GGATCTACTAATTATCAGGAGAAGGAGGGAATTAATATCTTGTCTGAACCTCGGCGTGTCCTATCATCATCTCTCAAGTATGTCAAGATAGAAAGGCCACTGAAAGGAGAGGCGATGGAGATGAAACTAGTGAGTTACATACTTGAGAATTCAACAGCCCTCAAGAAACTGACCCTATGCTTGGATGATTccattaaaaaagaagaatctgtCATCTTCAGAGAACTCCTTACCATTCCAAGACTCTCTACATCATGCCAAGTTGTCGTTCTTTGA
- the LOC104703207 gene encoding anaphase-promoting complex subunit 6-like: MREEEIEKIRGVVRDCVSKHLYSSAIFFADKVAALTNDPADIYMQAQALFLGRHYRRAFHLLNASKIVLRDLRFRYLAAKCLEELKEWDQCLLMLGDAKVDEDGIVYDAKDGSVIDFDKDAEDREINISSAICFLRGKAYGALQNRSQARQWYKAAIKADPLCYEALECLIESHMLTSEEESSLLSSLQFSPEDGWLSSFYSCLIKKYDIQSTIDAKFKKLENESGSVSGSSMITLANNTDLLACKAEYYHQCCEYQKCFELTSALLEKDPFHLKCTLVHLAAAMELGNSNELYLMACNLVKDYPSKALSWFAVGCYYYCIKKYAEARRYFSKATSIDGSFSPAWIGYGNSFASQEEGDQAMSAYRTAARLFPGCHLPTLYIGMEYMRTHSYKLADQFFMQAKAICPSDPLVYNELGVVAYHMKEYDEAVRWFKKTLSHIPSALTETWEPTVVNLAHAYRKQRNYHEAISYYEKALTLSTKSLSTYSGLAYTYHLQVFNVLLNVYFQALWLKPDDQFCTEMLNVALMDECQTGVDAKVELC; this comes from the exons ATGAGggaagaagaaattgagaagaTCCGCGGCGTGGTTCGTGACTGCGTAAGTAAGCATTTGTACTCGTCGGCCATCTTCTTCGCCGACAAAGTAGCGGCACTCACTAATGACCCAGCTGACATTTATATGCAAGCTCAAGCTCTGTTTCTCGGTCGACATTACCGACGCGCCTTTCACCTTCTCAACGCCTCTAAGATTGTCCTCCGAGATCTTCGATTCCGTTACCTCGCCGCAAAGTGCCTC GAGGAATTGAAGGAATGGGATCAGTGTCTCTTGATGCTTGGTGATGCTAAGGTTGATGAAGATGGAATTGTCTATGATGCCAAAGATGGTAGCGTCATAGATTTTGATAAAGATGCAGAGGACCGAGAGATTAAT ATTTCATCGGCAATATGCTTCTTAAGAGGGAAAGCATATGGAGCGTTACAAAACCGTTCTCAGGCTCGACAATG GTACAAAGCTGCTATAAAGGCTGATCCTCTGTGCTATGAG GCTTTGGAATGCCTTATTGAAAGCCATATGCTTACATCTGAAGAAG AATCGAGTCTGCTTTCTTCACTGCAATTTAGTCCAGAAGACGGATGGCTCTCTTCTTTCTATTCATGCTTGATAAAGAAG TATGACATACAGAGCACGATAGATGCTAAGTTCAAGAAGCTTGAGAACGAAAGTGGTAGTGTCTCTGGATCATCGATGATCACATTGGCTAATAACACTGATCTGTTGGCCTGTAAAGCTGAGTACTACCATCAATGCTGTGAATATCAGAAGTGTTTCGAACTAACCTCTGC ACTCCTTGAAAAAGATCCTTTTCATTTGAAGTGTACCTTGGTACATTTGGCCGCTGCCATGGAACTTGGTAATTCAAATGAGCTCTATCTAATGGCGTGCAATTTGGTAAAAGACTACCCTTCAAA GGCGTTGTCATGGTTTGCGGTGGGTTGTTACTACTATTGTATCAAAAAGTATGCTGAAGCTCGGCGGTACTTTAG TAAAGCTACGAGTATAGATGGCTCATTCTCACCAGCTTGGATAGGTTATGGTAATTCCTTTGCTTCCCAAGAGGAGGGTGACCAAGCCATGTCTGCCTATCGTACTGCTGCTAGGCTATTTCCAGG GTGTCATTTGCCAACTCTGTACATTGGAATGGAGTATATGCGAACTCACAGCTACAAGCTTGCGGACCAG TTTTTCATGCAAGCTAAGGCGATATGCCCTTCGGATCCACTTGTTTACAATGAACTCGGAGTTGTTGCATATCATATGAAAGA GTACGATGAAGCTGTGCGGTGGTTTAAGAAGACATTGTCCCATATACCATCTGCATTAACTGAAACCTGGGAACCAACTGTGGTCAATCTCGCTCATGCATATAGAAAGCAAAG AAACTACCATGAAGCTATCTCATATTATGAGAAAGCACTTACACTATCAACTAAAAGCTTAAGCACTTACTCTGGCTTGGCGTACACTTACCATTTGCAGGTATTTAATGTACTTTTAAA
- the LOC104703202 gene encoding N-acylphosphatidylethanolamine synthase isoform X1, whose protein sequence is MGRIMEWAARSDHLGGLPRKTVIMAVSAFARAVANLCNKSSVHNAETLMNLVRSRPPGVPLITVSNHMSTLDDPVMWGAFKGLLSLDPELARWVLAAEDICFRNPIFSYIFRSGKCIPITRGGGIYQEHMNESLQRLKDGSWLHTFPEGKVFQEDVPIRRLKWGTASLIARSPVTPIVLPIIHRGFEEMMPENYLNGRRPLVPLCNKELKVVVGKPIEFNVPMMVETAVLDSRHVTAPLQESKWPILTSAGQELDETAQRCLYVALSEKIQSSLETLRLLAKRL, encoded by the exons ATGGGGAGGATAATGGAATGGGCTGCAAGATCTGATCATTTGGGAGGACTTCCAAGGAAAACTGTGATAATGGCTGTTAGTGCGTTTGCAAGAGCAGTAGCTAATCTTTGCAACAAAAGCTCAGTTCACAATGCTGAGACTCTTATGAATCTTGTCCGTTCAAGACCACCTGGTGTTCCTCTCATCACTGTTAGTAATCACATGTCGAC TTTGGATGATCCAGTAATGTGGGGTGCGTTCAAGGGTCTCCTTTCCCTTGATCCAGAATTGGCTCGATGGGTTCTTGCTGCAGAGGACATATGTTTCAGGAACCCTATCTTCTCCTACATTTTCCGCAGTG GAAAATGTATACCTATAACTAGAGGTGGTGGAATCTACCAAGAACACATGAATGAATCTCTCCAGCGATTAAAAGATGGATCTTGG CTGCATACCTTCCCAGAGGGAAAGGTGTTTCAAGAAGATGTTCCTATAAGACGACTAAAATGGGGAACTGCAAGCCTCATCGCCCGCTCTCCAGTTACCCCAATCGTCTTGCCAATAATTCACCGTGGTTTTGAGGAG ATGATGCCGGAAAACTACTTGAATGGTAGAAGACCGCTGGTACCGCTGTGCAACAAAGAACTTAAAGTTGTGGTTGGCAAACCAATTGAGTTTAATGTTCCCATGATGGTTGAGACTGCTGTCTTGGACTCCCGCCATGTAACTGCTCCTCTTCAAGAATCAAAATGGCCTATCCTCACTTCTGCTGGCCAGGAGCTAGACGAAACTGCTCAGAGATGCCTCTACGTAGCTCTTTCCGAGAAGATTCAATCCTCCTTGGAAACCTTGAGGCTCTTAGCTAAGCGGTTGTGA
- the LOC104703208 gene encoding F-box/FBD/LRR-repeat protein At1g78750-like isoform X1, giving the protein MEDEDGGKRVRAKGYGEVDWISNLPDCLICEVLLCLPTKDVVKTSVLSSRWRNLWKYVPGLNFGYRDFQTRNAFPIDYSAFLSFVDRFLGFNSQSRLQSFRLECEFYGYDEPEPGDAFVRRWINSVVRRKVKYLYVSDDSCDVVMPPTIYTCESLVSLTLSGLTLPSPKFVSLPSLKVLSLGIMMFADDDDLALETLISRCRVLESLYRVVTLYIERNYLCDNIEVLRVCSQSLLSFTHVADGLEELVEDLLLVIVDAPRLKFLNLRDGRIENFILKNPSSLVKADIDTEFNLSCGKKFDPNDLQKRNMIRNFLVGISSIKNLIIASSTLEVIYDYSRCEPLPLFRNLSSLRVKFYGYTWEMLPIFLESCPNLQSLVMGSTNYQEKEGINILSEPRRVLSSSLKYVKIERPLKGEAMEMKLVSYILENSTALKKLTLCLDDSIKKEESVIFRELLTIPRLSTSCQVVVL; this is encoded by the exons ATGGAGGATGAAGACGGTGGGAAACGTGTTCGTGCCAAAGGCTACGGTGAAGTTGATTGGATAAGCAATTTGCCAGATTGTTTGATATGTGAGGTACTCTTGTGTCTCCCAACGAAAGATGTAGTTAAGACTAGTGTGTTATCCAGTAGATGGAGAAATCTCTGGAAGTATGTACCTGGATTGAACTTCGGTTATCGTGATTTCCAAACCCGCAACGCATTCCCGATTGACTACAGCGCATTCTTGAGTTTTGTCGACCGTTTTCTAGGTTTTAATAGTCAGTCGCGCTTACAAAGTTTTAGGTTAGAGTGCGAATTTTATGGTTATGATGAGCCAGAGCCTGGAGATGCTTTTGTTAGGCGGTGGATCAACAGTGTTGTTAGACGGAAAGTGAAATATCTCTATGTTTCGGACGATTCTTGTGATGTCGTGATGCCTCCAACCATTTACACTTGTGAGAGCTTAGTAAGCTTGACGCTCTCTGGACTAACCTTGCCTAGTCCcaagtttgtttctttacctTCTCTCAAAGTTCTCAGTCTAGGAATTATGATGTTCGCTGATGACGACGATTTGGCTTTAGAAACGCTCATCTCACGTTGCCGAGTTCTTGAAAGCTTATAT CGGGTCGTGacattatatatagagaggaaTTATCTTTGTGATAATATTGAAGTTTTACGAGTGTGTTCACAATCCCTATTGAGCTTCACTCATGTTGCAGACGGTTTGGAGGAACTTGTTGAAGATTTATTATTAGTTATAGTTGATGCTCCTAGGCTTAAGTTTCTGAATCTCAGAGATGGTCGAAttgaaaatttcatattaaaaaatccGAGTTCCCTTGTAAAGGCCGATATCGATACTGAGTTTAACCTGTCTTGTGGAAAGAAGTTCGATCCAAATGATCtgcaaaaaagaaatatgattcGTAATTTTCTCGTCGGGATCTCTAGCATAAAAAATTTGATCATCGCTTCGTCTACTCTTGAG GTCATTTATGATTACTCAAGATGTGAACCACTACCCTTATTCCGTAACCTATCTTCCTTGCGTGTTAAGTTCTACGGCTACACGTGGGAAATGTTGCCAATCTTTCTTGAGAGCTGCCCAAATCTACAATCTCTTGTCATG GGATCTACTAATTATCAGGAGAAGGAGGGAATTAATATCTTGTCTGAACCTCGGCGTGTCCTATCATCATCTCTCAAGTATGTCAAGATAGAAAGGCCACTGAAAGGAGAGGCGATGGAGATGAAACTAGTGAGTTACATACTTGAGAATTCAACAGCCCTCAAGAAACTGACCCTATGCTTGGATGATTccattaaaaaagaagaatctgtCATCTTCAGAGAACTCCTTACCATTCCAAGACTCTCTACATCATGCCAAGTTGTCGTTCTTTGA
- the LOC104703204 gene encoding BES1/BZR1 homolog protein 4: MTSGTRMPTWRERENNKRRERRRRAIAAKIFTGLRMYGNYELPKHCDNNEVLKALCNEAGWIVEPDGTTYRKGCSRPVERMEIGGGSATASPCSSYQPSPCASYNPSPASSNFMSPASSSFANLTSGDGQSLIPWLKHLSTTSSSSASSSSRLPNYLYVPGGSISAPVTPPLSSPTARTPRMNPDWQQLNNSFFVSSTPPSPTRQIIPDSEWFSGIQLAQSVPASPTFSLVSQNPFGFKEEAASAAGGGGGSRMWTPGQSGTCSPAIPPGADHTADVPMSEAVAPPEFAFGSNTNGLVKAWEGERIHEESGSDDLELTLGNSSTR, from the exons ATGACGTCGGGGACGAGAATGCCGACATGgagggagagagaaaacaacaagaggagagagagaagacggaGAGCAATCGCAGCTAAGATCTTCACCGGATTGAGAATGTACGGTAACTACGAGCTTCCTAAGCATTGCGATAACAACGAAGTTCTTAAAGCACTCTGCAACGAAGCTGGTTGGATCGTCGAGCCTGACGGCACCACTTACCGCAAG gGATGTAGTAGACCTGTAGAGCGTATGGAGATAGGTGGCGGTTCAGCAACAGCTAGTCCTTGCTCTTCTTATCAGCCAAGTCCGTGTGCTTCTTATAATCCTAGTCCAGCCTCTTCCAACTTCATGAGTCCAGCATCATCCTCATTTGCTAATCTTACCTCTGGAGATGGCCAATCACTCATCCCATGGCTGAAACACCTCTCAACAACATCATCCTCATCAGCTTCTTCGTCATCAAGACTCCCTAATTACCTTTACGTCCCTGGGGGATCTATAAGCGCTCCTGTTACACCTCCTTTAAGCTCTCCTACTGCTCGTACTCCAAGAATGAACCCCGATTGGCAACAACTCAACAACTCCTTCTTTGTCTCTTCAACACCGCCAAGTCCCACCCGACAAATCATCCCGGACTCTGAATGGTTCTCAGGAATTCAACTAGCACAAAGCGTTCCAGCTTCGCCAACGTTTAGCCTCGTCTCACAGAACCCGTTTGGATTCAAAGAAGAAGCAGCCTCTGCTGCTGGAGGCGGAGGCGGGTCAAGGATGTGGACACCAGGTCAAAGCGGGACTTGCTCCCCTGCTATTCCTCCTGGTGCTGACCACACAGCTGATGTTCCAATGTCTGAAGCCGTGGCTCCTCCAGAGTTTGCGTTCGGGAGTAACACAAACGGGTTAGTGAAAGCATGGGAAGGAGAGAGGATACACGAGGAGAGTGGTTCGGATGATCTCGAACTCACTCTTGGAAACTCAAGCACCAGGTAA
- the LOC104703203 gene encoding protein trichome birefringence-like 42, producing MNLHQVLFLILLIFLVDLSDYDVLAYNTNAGYSNASKCNIYEGRWIYDYASNPLYGTSTCPFIGLDCQKLGRPDRNYLHYRWQPSGCDIPRFDGRDFLTRFKGKKILFVGDSLSNNMWVSMSCMLHAAVPNAKYTFDYNQRRLSTFTIPEYGISVNFLKNGFLVDLVADKTRGLILKLDSISSGNQWLGADVAIFNTFHWWSHTGRAKTWDYFQTGDQIVKEMNRMEAFKIALTTWAKWIDHNIDPSKTRVFYQGVSPVHLNGSEWGKPGKTCLGETEPLKGSSNYPRHNIGEAIVRRVIGGMAKPVELLDLTAMTELRKDAHPSIYAGGGSRLNDCSHWCLPGVPDAWNQLLYTALLSH from the exons atgaatctCCATCAGGTCctctttctcattcttcttatttttcttgttgattTATCAGATTATGATGTCCTAGCATATAATACCAATGCTGGTTACAGTAACGCATCAAAGTGTAACATTTACGAAGGACGTTGGATATATGACTATGCCTCTAATCCTCTTTATGGAACATCGACATGTCCATTCATCGGATTGGATTGCCAGAAGCTTGGTCGGCCGGACAGAAACTACCTCCATTACCGATGGCAACCCTCCGGATGCGATATCCCAAG ATTCGACGGACGAGATTTCTTAACGAGAttcaaaggaaagaaaatacTATTTGTGGGAGATTCACTAAGCAACAATATGTGGGTCTCTATGAGTTGCATGCTTCACGCGGCCGTTCCTAACGCTAAGTATACCTTCGACTATAACCAGCGCCGCCTCTCTACTTTCACCATTCCG GAATATGGAATATCTGTAAATTTCCTGAAAAATGGGTTCCTAGTAGATTTGGTAGCGGACAAAACAAGGGGACTGATTCTGAAACTAGATTCGATCAGTTCGGGGAATCAATGGTTGGGAGCAGATGTTGCCATCTTTAACACATTCCACTGGTGGTCTCACACCGGGCGTGCCAAAAC ATGGGACTATTTTCAAACGGGAGACCAAATAGTGAAAGAGATGAATAGAATGGAGGCTTTCAAGATTGCATTGACAACTTGGGCTAAGTGGATTGATCACAACATTGATCCTtcaaaaactagggttttctatCAAGGCGTCTCTCCAGTTCATTTAAA CGGGAGTGAATGGGGTAAACCGGGGAAGACTTGCTTGGGCGAGACGGAACCACTGAAAGGATCAAGTAATTACCCCAGACATAACATAGGTGAAGCTATAGTGAGAAGAGTGATCGGAGGGATGGCTAAACCGGTGGAGCTCCTTGATTTGACGGCTATGACAGAGCTGAGGAAGGACGCTCACCCTTCCATCTACGCCGGTGGAGGCAGTCGCTTAAATGACTGCAGTCATTGGTGCCTCCCCGGAGTCCCCGACGCATGGAACCAGCTCCTTTATACGGCTCTTCTCAGCCACTAG